A single region of the Raphanus sativus cultivar WK10039 chromosome 1, ASM80110v3, whole genome shotgun sequence genome encodes:
- the LOC108813139 gene encoding microtubule-associated protein 70-4 isoform X1, translating to MEERGGYMSPSLASHREGGGGGGGSKGLSRRRPMRPSFDADNEFITLLHGSDPVRIELNRLENELRDKDRELSEAQAEIKALKLSERQREKAVEELTDELGKMSGKLKLVENLLQSKNLEIKKINEEKKASMAAQFAAEASLRRVHAAQKDDDMPPIEAILAPLEAELKLARQEIAKLQDDNRSLDRLTKSKEAALLDAERTVQSALAKASMVDDLQNKNQELMKQIEICQEENRIIDKMHRQKVAEVEKLMQSVRELEEAVLAGGAAANAVRDYQRRFQEMNEERKILERELARAKVNANRVATVVANEWKDSNDQVMPVRQWLEERRFMQGEMQQLRDKLAVADRAAKSEAQLKEKFLLRLRVLEESLKKPSNRGAPVVRSSSTGPSRRQSLVGAEPSSKYSSSNGSVTKSRPSSQSRSLTASASTVLKHAKGTSTSFDGGTRSLDRNKVVMNRPGSKFPSHHQSSEGTSRVESPSSIKGEESDDKSTDNKDSVPGVLYDLLQKEVITLRKAAHEKDQSLRDKDDAIEMLAKKVETLTKAMEVEAKKMRREVAVMGKEVAAMRVDKGQQDSKTRRTSSISKGSSNTAQLLSGRLSGRIGMTKST from the exons atggagGAAAGAGGAGGATACATGTCACCTTCATTGGCGTCTCATcgggaaggaggaggaggaggaggaggaagcaaAGGCTTGTCGCGACGGAGGCCAATGAGGCCGAGCTTTGATGCTGATAACGAGTTCATTACCTTACTCCACGGCTCCGATCCCGTTAGAATCGAGCTAAATCGTCTCGAGAACGAACTCAGAG ACAAGGATAGAGAGTTGTCTGAAGCACAAGCTGAGATCAAAGCATTGAAGTTGTCTGAACGCCAAAGAGAGAAGGCTGTTGAAGAG CTCACCGATGAGCTGGGAAAGATGTCCGGAAAACTCAAACTGGTTGAAAACCTTCTTCAGAGTAAA AACCTTgaaatcaagaaaataaatgaaGAAAAGAAGGCTTCCATGGCAGCTCAGTTTGCAGCAGAAGCCTCTCTTCGTAGGGTTCACGCTGCTCAGAAGGATGATGACATGCCTCCTATTGAAGCCATTCTTGCTCCTTTAGAGGCTGAACTCAAGCTCGCTAGACAAGAG ATTGCTAAACTTCAAGACGACAACAGATCACTGGATCGCCTTACCAAATCAAAGGAAGCAGCTTTGCTAGACGCCGAAAGGACAGTTCAGTCTGCATTGGCAAAGGCTTCAATGGTTGATGATCTACAGAACAAGAACCAAGAGTTGATGAAACAAATAGAAATTTGTCAG GAAGAGAATAGAATTATAGACAAGATGCACAGACAGAAGGTTGCAGAAGTTGAAAAGCTTATGCAGAGTGTGCGGGAGTTAGAAGAAGCTGTTCTTGCTGGTGGTGCAGCCGCAAATGCAGTGAGAGATTACCAGAGGAGATTTCAAGAAATGAAT GAAGAGAGAAAAATTCTCGAAAGGGAACTTGCCCGTGCTAAGGTTAATGCAAACAGAGTTGCTACTGTAGTAGCAAACGAGTGGAAAGACTCTAACGACCAAGTGATGCCTGTGAGGCAGTGGCTCGAAGAACGGAGATTCATGCAG GGAGAAATGCAGCAACTACGTGACAAACTTGCCGTAGCTGACCGAGCTGCAAAATCTGAAGCTCAGCTGAAG GAGAAATTTTTACTGCGGCTTAGAGTGTTGGAAGAGAGTCTAAAGAAGCCTAGCAACAGAGGCGCGCCTGTTGTCCGAAGTTCAAGCACTGGGCCTTCACGAAGACAGTCCCTTGTTGGAGCTGAGCCGAGTTCAAAATATTCATCATCAAATGGTTCTGTGACCAAGAGCAGACCAAGTTCTCAGTCGAGATCATTAACTGCTAGTGCGAGCACTGTATTGAAGCATGCTAAAGGAACCTCTACATCTTTCGATGGGGGAACAAGATCATTGGATAGAAACAAAGTGGTAATGAATAGACCTGGATCGAAGTTTCCTTCGCACCACCAGTCTTCTGAAGGAACCAGCAGAGTCGAGTCGCCTAGCTCAATAAAAGGAGAAGAATCAGATGACAAGTCAACGGATAATAAGGATAGTGTCCCAGGTGTCTTGTACGATTTGCTGCAGAAAGAGGTGATAACATTAAGAAAAGCTGCTCATGAGAAAGATCAAAGCCTCAGAGACAAGGATGATGCTATTGAG ATGTTGGCGAAGAAGGTTGAAACATTAACAAAGGCGATGGAAGTTGAGGCAAAGAAGATGAGAAGAGAAGTAGCTGTGATGGGGAAAGAAGTTGCTGCCATGCGTGTCGATAAAGGACAGCAAGATAGTAAAACCAGACGTACCTCCTCCATCTCTAAAGGATCGTCAAACACTGCTCAACTGCTTTCTGGAAG ACTGTCTGGACGAATTGGGATGACAAAGAGCACATAA
- the LOC108813139 gene encoding microtubule-associated protein 70-4 isoform X2, with product MILHNIYTSFPIEPEDGVVSLVYSSHFLSLLTDELGKMSGKLKLVENLLQSKNLEIKKINEEKKASMAAQFAAEASLRRVHAAQKDDDMPPIEAILAPLEAELKLARQEIAKLQDDNRSLDRLTKSKEAALLDAERTVQSALAKASMVDDLQNKNQELMKQIEICQEENRIIDKMHRQKVAEVEKLMQSVRELEEAVLAGGAAANAVRDYQRRFQEMNEERKILERELARAKVNANRVATVVANEWKDSNDQVMPVRQWLEERRFMQGEMQQLRDKLAVADRAAKSEAQLKEKFLLRLRVLEESLKKPSNRGAPVVRSSSTGPSRRQSLVGAEPSSKYSSSNGSVTKSRPSSQSRSLTASASTVLKHAKGTSTSFDGGTRSLDRNKVVMNRPGSKFPSHHQSSEGTSRVESPSSIKGEESDDKSTDNKDSVPGVLYDLLQKEVITLRKAAHEKDQSLRDKDDAIEMLAKKVETLTKAMEVEAKKMRREVAVMGKEVAAMRVDKGQQDSKTRRTSSISKGSSNTAQLLSGRLSGRIGMTKST from the exons ATGATTTTGCATAATATCTATACTTCATTTCCTATTGAACCTGAAGATGGAGTAGTTTCTCTGGTTTACTCATCTCATTTTTTATCTCTT CTCACCGATGAGCTGGGAAAGATGTCCGGAAAACTCAAACTGGTTGAAAACCTTCTTCAGAGTAAA AACCTTgaaatcaagaaaataaatgaaGAAAAGAAGGCTTCCATGGCAGCTCAGTTTGCAGCAGAAGCCTCTCTTCGTAGGGTTCACGCTGCTCAGAAGGATGATGACATGCCTCCTATTGAAGCCATTCTTGCTCCTTTAGAGGCTGAACTCAAGCTCGCTAGACAAGAG ATTGCTAAACTTCAAGACGACAACAGATCACTGGATCGCCTTACCAAATCAAAGGAAGCAGCTTTGCTAGACGCCGAAAGGACAGTTCAGTCTGCATTGGCAAAGGCTTCAATGGTTGATGATCTACAGAACAAGAACCAAGAGTTGATGAAACAAATAGAAATTTGTCAG GAAGAGAATAGAATTATAGACAAGATGCACAGACAGAAGGTTGCAGAAGTTGAAAAGCTTATGCAGAGTGTGCGGGAGTTAGAAGAAGCTGTTCTTGCTGGTGGTGCAGCCGCAAATGCAGTGAGAGATTACCAGAGGAGATTTCAAGAAATGAAT GAAGAGAGAAAAATTCTCGAAAGGGAACTTGCCCGTGCTAAGGTTAATGCAAACAGAGTTGCTACTGTAGTAGCAAACGAGTGGAAAGACTCTAACGACCAAGTGATGCCTGTGAGGCAGTGGCTCGAAGAACGGAGATTCATGCAG GGAGAAATGCAGCAACTACGTGACAAACTTGCCGTAGCTGACCGAGCTGCAAAATCTGAAGCTCAGCTGAAG GAGAAATTTTTACTGCGGCTTAGAGTGTTGGAAGAGAGTCTAAAGAAGCCTAGCAACAGAGGCGCGCCTGTTGTCCGAAGTTCAAGCACTGGGCCTTCACGAAGACAGTCCCTTGTTGGAGCTGAGCCGAGTTCAAAATATTCATCATCAAATGGTTCTGTGACCAAGAGCAGACCAAGTTCTCAGTCGAGATCATTAACTGCTAGTGCGAGCACTGTATTGAAGCATGCTAAAGGAACCTCTACATCTTTCGATGGGGGAACAAGATCATTGGATAGAAACAAAGTGGTAATGAATAGACCTGGATCGAAGTTTCCTTCGCACCACCAGTCTTCTGAAGGAACCAGCAGAGTCGAGTCGCCTAGCTCAATAAAAGGAGAAGAATCAGATGACAAGTCAACGGATAATAAGGATAGTGTCCCAGGTGTCTTGTACGATTTGCTGCAGAAAGAGGTGATAACATTAAGAAAAGCTGCTCATGAGAAAGATCAAAGCCTCAGAGACAAGGATGATGCTATTGAG ATGTTGGCGAAGAAGGTTGAAACATTAACAAAGGCGATGGAAGTTGAGGCAAAGAAGATGAGAAGAGAAGTAGCTGTGATGGGGAAAGAAGTTGCTGCCATGCGTGTCGATAAAGGACAGCAAGATAGTAAAACCAGACGTACCTCCTCCATCTCTAAAGGATCGTCAAACACTGCTCAACTGCTTTCTGGAAG ACTGTCTGGACGAATTGGGATGACAAAGAGCACATAA
- the LOC108808518 gene encoding nuclear pore complex protein NUP155 — MSQDEEIVMRDVTNAGLCVGDRIGREAASQLDLEEALEASRYASHPYSTHPREWPPLIEVGDTWELPSVLIERYNTAGGEGTALCGIFPEIRRAWASVDNSFFLWRFDKRDGQCPEYSGEEQAICAVGLAKCRPGVFVEAIQYLLVLATPAELVLVGVCCIEGPDGRDPYAEISVQPLPDYTISSDGVAMTCVSCTNKGRIFMAGRDGHIYELLYTTGSGWHKRCRKVCLTAGVGSMISRWVVPNVFKFGAVDPVVEMVIDNERQILYARTEEMKLQAYVFGPNGEGPLKMVAEERNLLNQKDVSQGNRQSAAAGRANKPTIVSISPLSMLESKWLHLVASLSDGRRMYLSTSSSGSSFSGFNNHRQAPNCLKVVSTRPSPPLGAGVGLGFGAASLAGRTPNEDLSMKVDTAFYSVGTLVLSDSSPPAMSSLLVVSKDSSAHSQVGGTSGSSSRSSRALREVVSSLPIEGRMLFVADVLPSPDTAATVQSLYSELEYCGLEVSGESYEKACGKLWARGDLSTQHILPRRKIVLFTTMGMMELVFNRPVDILRRLLESNSPRSLLEDFFTRFGAGEAAAMCLMLAARIINFEDLISNIVADKAAEAFEDPRMVGMPQFDGSSGLSNTRTATGGFSMGQVVQEAEPIFSGAHEGLCLCTSRLLFPIWELSVMSKKPSSDTMSADGLVICRLSTSAMHMLESKIRSLEKFLRSRRNQRRGLYGYVAGLGGVTGSILYGTGTELGATERNMVRSLFGAYSNGAESANKRQRLPYSPAELAATEVRAMECIRQLLLRSAEALFLLQLLSQHHVARLVQALDANLKQALVQLTFHQLVCSEEGDQIATRLISAVMEYYTGSDGRGTVDDISGRLREGCPSYFKESDYKFFLAVERLERAALAVDAEEKESVAREAFSFLSKVPGSADLRTVCKRFEELRFYEAVVCLPLQKAQALDPDGDAFNDQIDASIREHALAQRKQCYEIIANALRSLASSMLDEASRRQYICQIVHLGVQSTDRAFREYLYTAMIELGLENELLEYGGPDMIPFLQNAGSHSASEVGVVSGSSPLGQSGTQISSNQAKYFDLLAKYYVSKRQHMLAAHVFLRLAERRAIVTGDSPTLEQRRQYLSQAVLQAKNASNSDGLVGSAQSACDSGLLDLLEGKLAVLQFQIKIRDKLEAIASDFESSVAMQDSEPELNGDSSDDASLANAANEKAMELSVELKSITQLYNEYAVPFELWEICLEMLYFANYSGDADSSIIRETWARLMEQALSQGGIAEACSVLKRVGSHIYPGDGVVLPLDVLCLHLEKAALERSERNEIVGDEDIARALLAACKGAAEPVLNAYDRLLSNVAIVPSPNLRIRLLGSVLVVLLEWAMSVLSDRMGQSPTRSSLILGGSFAHENKAVVNQGVRDKIATAANRYMTEVRRLTLPPTMTESVYAGFKKLDESLLSPFSF; from the exons ATGTCGCAAGACGAGGAGATTGTGATGCGTGACGTGACGAACGCGGGTCTCTGCGTCGGCGACCGCATTGGCCGAGAAGCCGCATCTCAGCTCGATCTAGAAGAAGCTCTAGAAGCTTCCAGATACGCTAGTCATCCCTACTCCACTCATCCCAGAGAG TGGCCACCGTTGATTGAAGTGGGTGACACTTGGGAGTTGCCTTCTGTACTTATCGAGAGGTATAATACAGCAGGTGGTGAAGGGACGGCCTTATGTGGAATTTTTCCGGAGATTCGACGGGCTTGGGCTTCCGTTGACAACTCTTTCTTCTTGTGGCGTTTTGACAAGAG GGATGGGCAGTGTCCTGAGTATAGCGGGGAAGAACAGGCTATTTGTGCGGTTGGATTAGCTAAATGTAGACCTGGAGTTTTTGTTGAAGCTATTCAATATCTTTTGGTGTTGGCCACTCCTGCTGAG TTGGTTCTTGTTGGAGTTTGCTGCATTGAAGGACCTGATGGTAGAGATCCTTATGCTGAGATTTCAGTACAGCCTCTGCCTGACTATACAATATCATCAGATGGAGTAGCCATGACATGCGTTTCATGTACCAATAAAGGGCGTATTTTCATGGCTGGACGTGATGGTCACATATACGAGCTTCTGTATACAACTGGCTCAGGATGGCATAAACGTTGCCGTAAGGTGTGCCTTACTGCAGGTGTTGGTAGTATGATCTCGAG GTGGGTTGTACCAAATGTATTCAAGTTTGGAGCTGTAGATCCTGTTGTGGAGATGGTAATTGATAATGAAAGGCAGATTTTATATGCCCGAACTGAAGAGATGAAACTTCAAGCATATGTCTTTGGGCCGAATGGGGAAGGCCCTCTCAAGATGGTTGCAGAAGAAAGGAATCTGTTAAACCAGAAGGATGTGAGCCAAGGTAATCGACAGTCAGCAGCGGCAGGTCGAGCTAACAAGCCAACTATAGTTAGCATTTCACCATTGTCCATGCTCGAATCCAAGTGGTTGCATCTTGTTGCTTCCTTATCAGATGGTAGGAGGATGTATCTCTCCACCTCTTCGAGTGGAAGTAGTTTCAGTGGGTTCAACAACCACCGCCAGGCTCCGAACTGTTTAAAAGTCGTTTCAACTAGGCCATCTCCTCCACTGGGGGCCGGTGTTGGGCTTGGTTTTGGAGCTGCATCTCTTGCTGGTAGAACTCCGAATGAGGATCTCTCCATGAAGGTTGACACAGCGTTTTATTCTGTTGGAACCCTTGTCCTTTCAGATTCATCCCCacctgctatgtcttctcttcTGGTTGTTAGCAAAGATTCGAGCGCGCATTCTCAGGTTGGCGGCACTTCAGGGTCAAGTTCAAGGAGTTCTCGGGCGTTACGGGAAGTAGTCTCGTCCCTACCCATTGAAGGCCGTATGCTTTTTGTAGCAGATGTACTCCCCTCTCCCGATACTGCTGCTACTGTTCAATCATTATACTCAGAACTTGAATACTGTGGACTCGAAGTCTCGGGAGAGTCTTATGAAAAGGCTTGTGGAAAACTCTGGGCCAGAGGTGATCTTTCGACCCAGCATATTTTGCCAAGGAGAAAGATTGTCCTTTTTACCACCATGGGTATGATGGAACTGGTCTTTAATAGGCCTGTTGATATCTTGAGAAGACTTCTGGAATCTAATTCTCCAAGGTCCCTTCTGGAAGATTTCTTCACCCGCTTTGGAGCAGGCGAAGCAGCTGCAATGTGCTTGATGTTGGCTGCTCGGATAAtaaattttgaagatttaatTAGTAACATTGTTGCCGATAAAGCAGCTGAGGCTTTTGAGGATCCGAGAATGGTAGGAATGCCACAATTTGATGGCAGTAGTGGATTGTCAAACACTAGAACAGCAACTGGAGGTTTCAGCATGGGCCAAGTTGTTCAAGAAGCCGAACCCATTTTCTCAGGTGCTCACGAAGGCCTCTGCCTTTGCACGTCAAGATTACTTTTTCCCATATGGGAGCTTTCTGTGATGTCTAAAAAACCAAGTTCTGATACCATGTCTGCGGACGGACTGGTGATTTGTCGACTTTCTACCAGCGCGATGCATATGCTGGAAAGCAAGATTCGATCGTTGGAGAAATTCTTACGATCTAGAAGGAACCAGAGAAGGGGGCTTTATGGATATGTTGCTGGGTTAGGAGGTGTAACTGGCTCCATTTTGTATGGTACTGGTACAGAGTTGGGAGCTACGGAAAGGAATATGGTTAGGAGCTTGTTTGGAGCCTATTCCAATGGAGCCGAATCCGCAAATAAAAGACAGCGCTTGCCATATAGTCCTGCTGAATTGGCTGCCACGGAG GTTAGGGCGATGGAGTGCATTAGGCAGTTGCTTCTCAGATCTGCAGAAGCCCTTTTCCTACTCCAACTTCTTTCTCAACATCATGTTGCCAGATTAGTTCAGGCGCTTGACGCGAACTTAAAACAAGCTTTGGTTCAGTTGACATTCCATCAGTTAGTCTGTTCTGAAGAGGGTGACCAAATTGCAACAAGGCTCATATCTGCCGTCATGGAG TATTATACTGGCTCTGATGGCAGGGGAACAGTCGACGATATTAGTGGGCGACTACGTGAAGGTTGCCCAAGCTACTTCAAGGAGTCGGATTACAAATTCTTCTTAGCTGTTGAACGCCTTGAAAGAGCTGCTTTAGCTGTAGATGCTGAGGAGAAAGAGAGTGTTGCTAGAGAGGCGTTCAGTTTCTTGAGTAAAGTACCTGGATCTGCTGATCTCAGAACCGTCTGCAAACGTTTTGAGGAATTGAG GTTCTACGAAGCTGTTGTCTGCTTGCCTTTGCAGAAGGCGCAAGCCCTTGATCCTGATGGCGATGCTTTCAACGACCAAATTGATGCTTCCATCAGAGAACATGCTCTTGCTCAGCGAAAACAATGCTATGAAATTATTGCCAATGCCTTGCGATCTCTAGCTAGTTCCATGCTAGACGAGGCTTCACGTAGACAATATATATGCCAGATCGTTCACCTTGGTGTGCAATCAACTGACAGAGCATTCCGGGAGTACCTATACACGGCCATGATAGAACTTGGTCTTGAAAACGAGCTCCTGGAGTACGGAGGCCCAGATATGATACCTTTTCTACAGAATGCTGGCAGTCATTCTGCATCAGAG GTTGGGGTTGTTTCTGGATCATCTCCGCTGGGTCAGTCAGGGACACAGATTTCATCAAATCAAGCAAAATACTTTGATCTACTTGCGAAATACTATGTGTCGAAGAGACAGCATATGCTTGCTGCTCATGTGTTTCTACGGCTTGCAGAAAGACGCGCAATTGTTACAGGGGACAGTCCTACTCTCGAACAAAG GCGACAATACCTTAGTCAGGCAGTGTTACAGGCCAAGAATGCAAGTAATAGTGATGGTTTAGTAGGTTCTGCTCAAAGTGCTTGTGATAGTGGGTTGCTTGATCTGCTTGAAGGAAAACTCGCAGTTCTTCAGTTCCAAATTAAGATCAGAGACAAACTTGAAGCTATTGCTTCCGATTTCGAGTCCTCGGTTGCCATGCAGGACTCTGAGCCAGAACTTAATGGTGATTCTAGTGATGATGCCAGCTTAGCAAATGCAGCAAATGAAAAGGCCATGGAGCTCTCCGTGGAACTTAAAAGCATAACGCAGTTGTATAATGAATATGCTGTCCCGTTTGAGCTCTGGGAG ATCTGTCTGGAAATGCTCTATTTTGCCAACTATTCTGGCGATGCTGACTCAAGCATAATAAGAGAAACATGGGCTAGACTCATGGAGCAAGCTCTTTCACAAGGCGGGATAGCTGAAGCATGTTCAGTGCTCAAGAGAGTGGGATCTCATATATATCCTGGCGATGGAGTTGTTTTACCGCTCGATGTTTTGTGCCTTCACCTCGAGAAAGCTGCACTT GAGAGATCAGAGAGGAATGAAATCGTCGGGGACGAAGACATAGCTCGAGCTCTACTAGCCGCCTGCAAAGGCGCAGCTGAACCTGTGCTCAACGCTTATGACCGTTTATTATCCAATGTAGCCATTGTACCGTCTCCGAATCTAAGAATCCGTCTCCTTGGTTCGGTTCTTGTGGTACTCCTGGAATGGGCAATGTCTGTATTATCAGACAGAATGGGACAGAGTCCAACAAGGTCTTCACTGATATTAGGTGGCTCGTTTGCGCACGAGAACAAAGCCGTTGTTAACCAAGGGGTCCGTGATAAGATCGCAACCGCCGCAAACAG GTATATGACAGAGGTTAGGAGACTGACTCTGCCACCGACGATGACGGAGAGTGTATACGCAGGTTTCAAAAAACTTGACGAGTCTCTTTTAAGTCCATTCTCCTTCTGA